The following coding sequences lie in one Maylandia zebra isolate NMK-2024a linkage group LG14, Mzebra_GT3a, whole genome shotgun sequence genomic window:
- the LOC101482597 gene encoding sodium/potassium-transporting ATPase subunit beta-3 — protein MSSSPQVQTQEPNQDQTQEPNQDQNQDNTKEEVKAEEKEEKKEEKQEKKDDKKEANEAKMEKKKEEKQDSWKDFIYNPRTGEFLGRTAGSWGLILLFYLIFYGFLGGMFSLTMWVMLQTLDENVPRHQDRVASPGLVIRPHAVEITFNRSDPENYKHYMQQLHNLLQSYNDSIQERNDLCMVGEYTTQDNEPIKKVCQFKRSTLRQCSGLPDPSFGFKEGKPCIIIKLNRVIGLKPEGDPYINCTAKRATSLQMQYFPSEGRLDKMFFPYYGKKSHPDYVQPLVAVKLLFTKEDYNIEQTVECKVEGSNLRNDDERDKFLGRVTFRVKVSE, from the exons ATGTCGTCCAGTCCGCAGGTCCAGACCCAGGAACCAAATCAGGATCAGACCCAGGAACCGAACCAAGATCAGAACCAGGATAATACGAAGGAGGAGGTGAAGGcggaggagaaagaagagaaaaaggaggagaaacaggaaaagaaggaCGACAAGAAAGAAGCGAATGAAGCGAAAatggagaagaagaaggaggagaagcAGGATTCCTGGAAGGATTTCATCTACAACCCGCGGACCGGGGAGTTTCTGGGCCGAACCGCTGGCAGCTGGG gtctcatcctcctcttctACCTCATCTTTTATGGTTTCCTGGGGGGAATGTTTTCTCTCACCATGTGGGTGATGTTGCAGACGCTTGACGAAAATGTGCCCCGACATCAGGATCGAGTGGCCAGTCCAG GTTTGGTGATTCGTCCTCATGCAGTTGAAATTACTTTCAACCGCAGTGACCCAGAAAACTACAAACATTACATGCAACAGTTGCACAACCTCCTGCAAA gTTATAATGACAGTATTCAGGAGCGTAATGACTTGTGTATGGTGGGCGAATACACTACACAGGACAATGAGCCGATAAAGAAGGTTTGTCAGTTTAAACGAAGTACACTGCGTCAGTGTTCTGGTTTGCCTGACCCCAGCTTTGGGTTCAAGGAGGGGAAACCCTGCATCATAATCAAGCTGAACCGG GTAATCGGCCTGAAACCAGAAGGAGATCCCTACATCAACTGCACTGCCAAG AGAGCCACTTCCTTGCAGATGCAGTACTTTCCGTCTGAGGGTCGTCTGGATAAGATGTTTTTTCCATACTATGGGAAGAAGTCTCAC CCTGACTACGTGCAACCGCTTGTTGCAGTCAAGTTATTGTTCACAAAAGAAGACTATAACATCGAGCAGACGGTGGAGTGTAAAGTTGAGGGTTCTAACCTCCGCAATGATGATGAGCGAGACAAATTTCTGGGTCGCGTCACTTTTCGGGTCAAAGTGTCAGAGTAA